One region of Acidovorax sp. T1 genomic DNA includes:
- the cynR gene encoding transcriptional regulator CynR translates to MEIRQLRYFLDIAQTEHLTQSAQNLFVTQSTLSHGLRQLEQELEIQLFDRLGRGLRLSQAGAAFRVHAARALQEIEAGRMALADMTGLQSGVLTVGVIPTFLHTLVPATVAAFSMAYPKVNIVVRDLRAGPIEEQLVEGLLDVGIAFHPTQRDEIETEPLFEERMQLVVNRAHPLARRRTLAVKALAQVPLAMLPRAFATRQLIDDSLRGAGVQPWVRVEMESVEGLIDVCRWGELACIVPERAARQAPDMQAIQLHSPQMVRHAGILWRRGASRSRAAVEFAALLRPEHRLSGGRSNI, encoded by the coding sequence ATGGAAATCCGGCAGTTGCGCTACTTTCTCGACATCGCCCAGACCGAGCACCTGACGCAGTCGGCGCAAAACCTGTTTGTCACGCAGTCCACGCTGTCGCACGGCCTGCGCCAGCTGGAGCAGGAGCTGGAGATCCAGCTTTTTGACCGGCTGGGCCGGGGCTTGCGGCTGTCGCAGGCCGGGGCGGCCTTTCGTGTGCATGCCGCTCGCGCGCTGCAGGAGATCGAGGCCGGGCGCATGGCGCTGGCCGACATGACGGGGTTGCAGTCGGGCGTGCTCACGGTGGGCGTCATCCCCACCTTTTTGCACACCCTGGTGCCGGCCACGGTGGCGGCCTTCAGCATGGCCTATCCCAAGGTGAACATCGTGGTGCGCGACCTGCGCGCCGGGCCCATCGAGGAGCAGCTGGTGGAAGGCCTGCTCGATGTGGGCATCGCCTTTCACCCCACGCAGCGCGACGAGATCGAGACCGAGCCCTTGTTCGAGGAGCGGATGCAGCTGGTGGTGAACCGCGCCCACCCGCTGGCGCGCCGCCGCACGCTGGCCGTCAAGGCCCTGGCCCAGGTGCCGCTGGCCATGCTGCCGCGCGCTTTCGCCACGCGCCAGCTGATTGACGACAGCCTGCGCGGCGCGGGTGTGCAGCCCTGGGTGCGGGTAGAGATGGAGTCGGTGGAGGGCCTGATTGACGTGTGTCGCTGGGGCGAGCTGGCGTGCATCGTGCCCGAACGCGCCGCGCGCCAGGCGCCGGACATGCAGGCCATCCAGTTGCATTCGCCGCAGATGGTGCGCCACGCCGGCATTCTGTGGCGGCGTGGTGCATCCCGCAGCCGGGCTGCCGTGGAGTTTGCGGCCTTGCTCAGGCCTGAGCATCGGCTTTCCGGCGGACGTTCAAACATTTGA
- a CDS encoding muconate cycloisomerase family protein, which translates to MHSRFTIDRLQARILDIPTIRPHKLSFGSISRQSPVIVQVWLKNGATGFGEAATIGGPSWNEESPESILHAIQNYLAPALTGQDAGGFEAALARMDKACKGNAFAKSAVEMALIDAVARTQGLPAWQLLGGKVHQSLPLAWTLASGDVERDLQEAHLRLTQKRHRIFKMKIGARAPEADVAHVAQIARGLQGKATLTVDVNQAWDGNTARRYLPQLVEAGVTLIEQPVAQWNVQALKDLTATLDGALIMADETVCTPQDAMMLAREKASHVFSLKVAKHGGLIRTRKVAAVAEAADIGWYGGTMLETSLGSAASAHVFSTLGGQHHGCELFGPQLLVDDIVEQQMPIVDFELQLPDGPGFGVDISLAQLERFDRARQGLTAVHVDMAAHTTTPV; encoded by the coding sequence ATGCACAGCCGCTTCACCATCGACCGCCTGCAGGCGCGGATTCTGGACATCCCGACGATCCGCCCGCACAAGCTCTCGTTTGGCTCCATCAGCCGCCAAAGCCCGGTCATCGTGCAGGTGTGGCTGAAGAACGGCGCCACTGGCTTCGGCGAGGCCGCCACCATTGGCGGCCCGTCGTGGAACGAAGAGTCGCCCGAAAGCATCCTGCACGCTATTCAAAACTACCTGGCGCCCGCCCTCACCGGCCAGGATGCCGGTGGTTTTGAAGCCGCCCTGGCGCGCATGGACAAGGCCTGCAAGGGCAATGCGTTTGCCAAGAGCGCGGTGGAGATGGCGCTGATCGACGCCGTGGCCCGCACGCAGGGCCTGCCCGCCTGGCAACTGCTGGGCGGCAAGGTGCACCAGAGCCTGCCCTTGGCCTGGACGCTGGCCAGCGGCGATGTGGAGCGCGACCTGCAGGAAGCGCACCTGCGCCTCACGCAAAAACGCCACCGCATCTTCAAGATGAAGATCGGCGCCCGCGCGCCTGAGGCCGACGTGGCCCATGTGGCGCAGATCGCGCGCGGCCTGCAGGGCAAGGCCACGCTCACGGTGGACGTGAACCAGGCCTGGGACGGCAACACCGCGCGCCGCTACCTGCCACAACTGGTCGAGGCCGGCGTGACGCTGATCGAGCAGCCCGTGGCGCAATGGAATGTGCAGGCGCTCAAAGACCTCACGGCCACGCTCGATGGCGCGCTCATCATGGCCGACGAAACCGTGTGCACGCCGCAAGACGCCATGATGCTGGCACGCGAAAAAGCCAGCCATGTGTTCTCGCTCAAGGTGGCCAAGCATGGCGGACTGATCCGCACCCGCAAGGTGGCCGCCGTGGCCGAGGCAGCCGACATCGGCTGGTACGGCGGCACCATGCTCGAAACATCTTTGGGCAGCGCCGCATCGGCCCATGTGTTTTCCACCCTGGGCGGCCAGCACCATGGCTGCGAGCTGTTTGGCCCGCAACTGCTGGTGGACGACATCGTCGAGCAGCAAATGCCCATCGTCGATTTCGAACTGCAACTGCCCGACGGCCCGGGCTTTGGCGTCGACATTTCGCTGGCTCAGCTGGAGCGCTTCGATCGCGCCCGCCAGGGCCTCACCGCCGTGCATGTGGACATGGCCGCACACACCACCACCCCCGTTTAA
- the catC gene encoding muconolactone Delta-isomerase, with amino-acid sequence MLFLVRMDVNIPRDLPVEQANEIKAREKAYSQDLQRDGRWKSIWRVVGEYANYSIFDVASNDELHQLLQGLPLFPFMKISVTPLAQHPSAI; translated from the coding sequence ATGCTGTTTCTGGTTCGTATGGATGTGAACATCCCGCGCGACTTGCCCGTGGAGCAAGCCAACGAGATCAAGGCCCGCGAAAAGGCCTATTCGCAAGACCTGCAGCGCGACGGCCGCTGGAAGAGCATCTGGCGCGTGGTGGGCGAATACGCCAACTACAGCATCTTTGATGTGGCGTCCAACGACGAACTGCACCAGCTGCTGCAAGGCCTGCCGCTGTTCCCGTTCATGAAGATTTCCGTCACCCCTCTGGCGCAGCACCCTTCGGCCATCTGA